TTGCCACTCTTAgttgattaagaaaaaaaaaaaggaaaacaaacagaTCAATACCTTGAGTAGCAGCTAGACTGCAATTAACTTTTCTCTTAGAAAAAGACTTCCCTTTTTTACCACTCCCATTATTGAAACTAGAGCTAAGACACTTAATCTTCTCCTTCAAATTCTCCACCTCCACTTCCCTGCTCTTCACTTCCTTCTTCAACTCTTCAACCGCCGCCTCATACGGCGCCACAACCTCTCTCAACATccctccaccaccaccaaaTCGTTTCCTCCTAGCACCACCACCGCTGATAGTAACACTAACACTAACGCATCTCTTAAATTTCTCTCTCAAAAACCCTAACTTCCTCAGCTCACTAACGACTGCCACGTCAGCAACTCTCATTCTCTCCGCATCCCACGGACAATGCGCCTCTTGTAGACTCACGTACGCTCTTTTCATAGCTGATACCGAGTCAAACACTTCATTCATTAACATTTCCATTTCCATCACTCTCTCTATTGTTACCATTTCACTTCCATCTTTCACTTTCTTCAAATCCAAATCTTCCtcattctcttcttcttcctcttcctcatgCTCATCGGTTTCGTACTCGTAAGCCTCACTGTCATCTCCGGCTACATTTCCGGAATCTTGCCGGCCGGCGGCGAGCGGGTGGAGCAAGCAAGAAGCTGCTACTCGTTGAATCAGGTCAGAGAAATTTGATACTTTGTTTGCCatttctcctttcttctttgctTTCACTTCTCCGTCCCTAAATACGTCGTCGTGTCATGATTTATAGGAAACTAACGATAACTATGTTAAACACAGAGagtataaaagaataaagaacctGTGAATGTGATGAGATCGGAGAGAGAACCGTGATGAATTCAGAACCGTTGGATCTTTGTCTAAAGCAGAAGAGTAAAAGTCTGAGCCAAGGAGGTCACTATTCCGGTGACTTTCTTGCTgctgcttctttttcttcctgaAATAAACAAACAGGATAGCTTATTCTCACCGAGTCAAAACCGATATTTCGTTAACCGGAGAACCGGCAGTAATCGCATAGGGTAGTGATAGTGATATCAGTATGgctagagagagagagagagagagaagcgAGTGTGTGTGAGAGTACAGGGATATCTGATTTCTGAATCTGCTGGAAAGTAGAGTGGAGACTCGCTTTCTCGATCATACACGTGTATGATCCAGCGGCTGTGAAATTTTTCACTATGATGCCATGAATCTCTGTAATAAAAGTGTAACTTCTTTTGATTCAGATAAATTTGATGCTCACAAGGAGGTGACATGGTCGTCAACGTCAACACTCCAGACTAATTCTTAAACAACCAGAcataattattgttattaaatatGGAAAGCAAATTATcaagaattaattattaataatgaagaaaGCTAATCATCAAGGGATTAACCCATAATACTCGAATCAAtgaccaaaaaaagaaattataaatttataacacttttataaattttattaaattctatataattacatttatttataattgatttcataaaaataaatttcatttatattaaaacataaaatttgaatttctaaaaaagttttacaaaaacttatataattcatttaCAGTATTagtaagaaaagaattgaatttcAATTTTGGGAAACAACTTTGtggataattaattagttactCTTCAAGcttaatataattatgtaaatttttttttccaaaataaatttaaatacatatattttgtaaaaaCGGTCGAAAAAGcgataaattatatatactattgataaattaaaattagaaaggCCGGaatatttaatgttattttaatttataaattttttttcttgaaaatttaGAGTAGCTAGTATTAGACAAAAGAAACTTTATATTTGTGGATTATTAATACAGAAAAACATACTTTagagtataattaattagacaAAATAATACTCTTCTTCCCTAAGTATTTCTAATTATAAGTTTCAAAATGATTTTGGCACGTTCGAAACTCAGTTATGGCTACAAAACATAATAGTTGGTGGGATCTTGTCGAAGCTAAAGAGATAATTAAGGGCCACAACAGACCACCGCAAAAaggaacttatcaaactattctTAATCATTTGATCACAAATTCTTTTAGAATAAAAGGTGTAATTTAACActgtattaaaaaaaaaaaaacgatgTCGTTTGGTGTTTATAAGTTTATAGTTAAGCCCTTGTGAAAAACAAGTTAAGCATAGTTAGGTATccattaaaaaagatttttttttttttttaatgcgtaataataataactaattagtCAAAAGCATGATTAGAGTATGACTGAGCCAAGAGACatatcttttaattagttaataattacTCATTTGATTTTGCATGGAATATCATTCTCTCTCAATTCATATAACCAATTACGTAAACATATGTGCTTTACATGAATGATTTGACACTCAGAACACAAGATATTTATCCATAGTGCATATAAAGAACACATAATcagagaataataatatatatttaattagcaTATGCgtaatcaaaaaaaaaaaaaaaaaaactaattgtAGGGCTATGATGTGGTTACCTTGAATTGTTGGAATGCATGGAACAAAGCAACATACTTGGAAACATACTCTTAGAcagacagagagagagagagtaggGAAGGGAAGGGAAGGGAAGGGAAAGATACTTAAAATtgaatgatatatataaagaatgaacAGGGGAGGCAATATGTATATAAAGCTATTCAGAAAACCAAGTAACAAGCAGCCATGGATGTCGGTGATATTAACTTTGGGTCACAAACAAGACAAAAGGAAGATGTTCAATGCGATAACTATCAATTCCTTATAGCTTCTATTTAATCATGCAttctcttttgatttttagttaACAGTCTTATTCCAGCTCACTCATTCCGGCATCTTTGCCAAATTCAGCTTCTTGGAATTATTAATTTGGTTTCTTGGAAACAATATACTTTGATTTTGATCATATGGTATTTCAATTTCTAATAAGACTTCTCACACTGTTAGTtctgaaaaaatatttcagaAAATCATAATCAGAACTTCTCATACAGTTTGGTTTGGTTCCTTCAAAGAAATTCTACGTGTTAGTTACTGATACATTAGTGACCTCAACAGTCCTAACAAGTAATCTTATCTCACATTTTTACTAAACTTTTCCCCTTGTTCATTATCCAACACAAACCTCCGAACCAGACTGATAACTGAACTAAACTAAAGTAGGTAGCTTGTACTAATCTATATTATGGATTAAAAGATCATCATATGATATGATCTATAATGTTCTTTATATCTAAAGATCAATGGAGTGATTTTAAAAACACATGAATCCTAGCCACTAGATATGAAAACACAAGAcataaaacataaaacatGGTTCTCCACTAACTTTTTGCGTGTACAATCATAGAATATGTGTGCAAGCTTCGCTGTTATTTGTTGTCTTTCTCCTGTAAGCATACTAGaatcaatattatataacATGTTTTATAGGATTCATGAATTTCTTTCATCttccatttatatttatatatacatgggACAAGATGATCTTAAAGATAAGAAggaaagtcttgttcatcAAGATGATCTTTTCATGCATCCAACAAcgctttaattatatatatatatacttaaggaaaattttttatatattataatcaaatgGCACGCACGACAGTTCAATATGGTATATAGAGATTCTTATTCAAATGTTATAATCtcttttagaatattttagattattaagatattttttgtgcattatagaaataataatttctactGGTTTGGAGCTATTGATACTAGAATTATCTCCAGAGCTGTGAGATCTTGAATTCGATCCATCTCTGCTCagaaacaattaataaaagagaaaaaagaaggtggtgatttcttcttcttacaTTCATGGGAAAGGAAAATACATGGTATGCATGGTTTAATTGCACATATTTAACATGCAGTCAGTTATTTGGAAGCCTAACATATTCAACACCTTGACACGCCACACTACAACTGATAAGACTGAACTAATTAGAATCATCACTTCATTCATGGCTATACCTTTCAAATCGGTTCTACATCCTGACATTTTATGTATAAACTTTAATTGATAACTTCaagcaagaaaaaagaaaatgtctgCTCTCAGAAACATATATACAAACACAAAAACCCTAAATGCATACATATACTTTCATGttcaaatcaatatttttgtGGGCATGTCTTGCATTCAAtcaaagttatatatatatatatatatacatacacatACACACACCAAATAATCAAAGAACaataggaaagaaaaaggagataaCTTGTAGTTAAAACTTACGATTTGTTTGGCTGCAGCATATCTAGATTGATACACAAGCAAGGAATCATCTTTAGTTAAAACTCTGTGAgatcaaagtaaaataacaacaacaataatatatatatatatatatatatatatatatatatatatatatatatatatatgtaactCCTCTTTCTATATTTCTGATCTCTTTTATGTTGCTCAAGTATATAATCCTAGCCAATTCaaactagttttttttttaaaaatatttcagtaCAAACATATTGCCACCTGTCAAAACCATAATCATCCATTATATTTCGTCCCCTACATGATATCTAATATGGGTTTCCCATATCTTAATgatattgatatatatgtGATAAGTATGGCGTAGCTATAAAATGTATAATAcaattgtattttctttttcgtttaagtataaaataatatttaaaatgcatataataCACTAAGAGTATTTACAATAACTTAAGTTTGAAGTTTTCTTGACTATTCTATTATTAGCCGACGGTTGAATGAATAAATTAGtcaaaaaatatcaaacaCGTATCATGTTCTAatttatctaaatataaaattttgaagtatttatcaatcatCAAGTCATTAGCTAACAAGAGAGTAGATAATACAttgagaataataaataaataaataactatataataaCTGAAGTTTGAAGTTTTTTAGCTATGTATTACACACAGTtgaatgaataatttaaaaaatcttgAACATGTACCACGTTctaatttatcttttcattCGTCGAATCATTACGTATTATGATAGCAGATAGTACatcgaaaataataaaaaataatcagtcgaattttaattaaagaagGAATTATTAAAATGAAGCGTAATTTTTGAGCGACATGAAATGAAAGGTTATTATACATGAACACAAGTTGTTGAGTGTCGATTGCAATGATCCATATATATGCTAATTAGGCGGCTGTCTCCCATATGCAAGTTTTGGCTCAATGCATTTGGAAGTGCGTTCATGACTTGAAGTTTATATTGGCATTTTCAAAATGTTGCCTTTGGCAATTTTAGAGTCGTCCAAATATTTGACACCACTAATTGTATATATAGCAACGGTGTGTGTTTGCTCTTAGTAAATGATTCTAAGCCTATCAATCACAACAACTATCTTTCTATACTCGTtctaaaaacaataatttatttaacgtATAGTATAgttgaaaatttgaatttaatattttatttttatttttaaaaaaggcCGATCTTGTTACTTGAGATTTCCGGGGTTCAAACATAATACTACTTAGGTGTTTACTTGCCTCGGATCATTCACGAATTCTACAAAAAAGGGCTATTTTCTAGTTTAAAtttctagattatttgattttgtaaGTAGGGTAccaattctaatattaatacttGAGGACTAATTTCAGAGTGTTAATTTCCCTCAGTTCTTtaaggagaaaagaagaagaagggccTATCTTGTTACACTTGAAAGAAAAGTTGTAAGTATCgtattgtttttttctttagggttagggtttgaTGGACATCATAATTTAGGGTCATTTTGCAGTGCACCTGGTACTACATTGATGCACCCGGACACCTTTTCACCATTGAATCAGTTCCTATCCTTGATGAAAACTACTGGTTACCTTTCTAAGCAAATAAGAAACGGGTAACTGGTTATTTATTTCAcctgtttcttcttttcttccttttcttcttcaaaaaccTAAATCCCAAACCTCTCAGTCCTTCAATGGCCACTGTCTAATTCTCTATTTTCATGGCAtctcaatcaacgaacctaaTTATATTAAGTGAGGTTCGTGCGTTATTTTGCATCTCATGTTTGCTGGCAAAACCACTGTTCTTTCTCCTTTGTATCATTTCCGAAGACCATAATTGCATATCTGGTTCATTGTTTTTATAAGATTAAGCAAGGATATACATTAGATTTGGGATAATTACAATTTTGGtgtatatatttgtttaaaaataacaatcgAGTGTTtcgatttttattttttataattaaatattgcaacctattaaaatattacaaaactgtgtctttaatgattattgattattgtGATGAATGAGGTGAAAAATTGTTGACGCGGAGTGTGCCCATGGTAAGTATTAGTGGGTTTCTTATTAAGTTTTTAGAGTTTTACTACCTTTAAAGATTTTACATAACACGCTCTAAATTACTCtagattattaaataattaaaaaagtcaaatttgagttttaaacttgattttatttcaACAATATTACCATTAATAGATTttagtgaaagaaaaattaagttttgatATGGTAAGTGActgtaatttctttaatttataaattattatattaaataagggaaaatgtggattttatttttcaatttagctaatatattaaaagttatatagatagaaattaaattcacaattaaagaaaaaattgaaaacttttcaaaaaatattatttctactgtttaatttttttttcaaaaatatgattcttttaactttcttttctaaattatatattgtgATTATAATTGTCTTTTAGTTGTTTActagaaaatgattttaagaaaaaaactaaaatttaatccaatctataaatttaaaaaaattaaaaattatattttaatattttaacacagtaaaaataaatataaatttaataaaaaaaagaatatgaaaatatcTAATATCTTTCCAAAAGATATTTTTGTGAAGTTAAGCCCATTCAATGGGAAAAGTTGCAATCatctgcttttatttatttttttggccAGAAATTAATGACTTCTTTTTACTGGGCTTCTATGGGCCAATTCTGTTGGGCTCTTTTTATGAAAGACTCATTGCTCACATTAAAAACCAAAGAAAAACACATGAAAGTCATTTTCCTTCTGGATATCTccaaaatttctaataattataggaaataatatttttagatattatattcacaaataaattaatatttctgattatatgataaattttacttttaaaaatagtaatatcaattatattaatagtagtaatttatataatattagaaataattaaaatattattaaaataatatttaaaaatattaaatttattgttattttttaaaatattataaattaatattaaatattaaaaatttattaaatctatttataaatttaattttataattaaaataataataataacagtaatGCAAACgactaatattttataatttttttaataattattctttaattatttcatatagccaatttttctctctctacatCAATGGCCACACATCAATAAGGTTGAATATCTTGATCCTCATAAAGGGTCTTGATTGCTGCACTCTACCAATAAAGTAGCATGTGATAATTCTAAAGATAAGGCTACTTAGATATTTTCCCATTAAGTTGagatattttttcatttgtcTTAAATTTTTGGTCCCAACTTCAAGTCC
The Ricinus communis isolate WT05 ecotype wild-type chromosome 1, ASM1957865v1, whole genome shotgun sequence DNA segment above includes these coding regions:
- the LOC8284141 gene encoding protein GRAVITROPIC IN THE LIGHT 1 isoform X2 produces the protein MFPSMLLCSMHSNNSRKKKKQQQESHRNSDLLGSDFYSSALDKDPTVLNSSRFSLRSHHIHRDGEVKAKKKGEMANKVSNFSDLIQRVAASCLLHPLAAGRQDSGNVAGDDSEAYEYETDEHEEEEEEENEEDLDLKKVKDGSEMVTIERVMEMEMLMNEVFDSVSAMKRAYVSLQEAHCPWDAERMRVADVAVVSELRKLGFLREKFKRCVSVSVTISGGGARRKRFGGGGGMLREVVAPYEAAVEELKKEVKSREVEVENLKEKIKCLSSSFNNGSGKKGKSFSKRKVNCSLAATQVALAPAPDLFEATMSQVKETSKSFTSLLLSLMRSAHWDIAAAVRSIEAAAATNNNINTTAIASTIITHHAKYALESYISRKIFQGFDHETFYMDGSLSSLLNPDQFRRDCFTQYRDMKAMDPVELLGILPTCHFGKFCFKKYVAIVHPKMEESLFGNLEQRQQVLDGSHPRSQFYAEFLGLAKAIWLLHLLAFSLDPPPSQFEASRGAEFHPQYMESVVKFSGGRIPAGQVVGFPVSPGFKLGNGSVIKARVYLVPRT
- the LOC8284141 gene encoding protein GRAVITROPIC IN THE LIGHT 1 isoform X1 translates to MIPCLCINLDMLQPNKSKKKKQQQESHRNSDLLGSDFYSSALDKDPTVLNSSRFSLRSHHIHRDGEVKAKKKGEMANKVSNFSDLIQRVAASCLLHPLAAGRQDSGNVAGDDSEAYEYETDEHEEEEEEENEEDLDLKKVKDGSEMVTIERVMEMEMLMNEVFDSVSAMKRAYVSLQEAHCPWDAERMRVADVAVVSELRKLGFLREKFKRCVSVSVTISGGGARRKRFGGGGGMLREVVAPYEAAVEELKKEVKSREVEVENLKEKIKCLSSSFNNGSGKKGKSFSKRKVNCSLAATQVALAPAPDLFEATMSQVKETSKSFTSLLLSLMRSAHWDIAAAVRSIEAAAATNNNINTTAIASTIITHHAKYALESYISRKIFQGFDHETFYMDGSLSSLLNPDQFRRDCFTQYRDMKAMDPVELLGILPTCHFGKFCFKKYVAIVHPKMEESLFGNLEQRQQVLDGSHPRSQFYAEFLGLAKAIWLLHLLAFSLDPPPSQFEASRGAEFHPQYMESVVKFSGGRIPAGQVVGFPVSPGFKLGNGSVIKARVYLVPRT